The following are from one region of the Penaeus chinensis breed Huanghai No. 1 chromosome 5, ASM1920278v2, whole genome shotgun sequence genome:
- the LOC125026000 gene encoding uncharacterized protein LOC125026000, producing the protein MFMDLDTGNTTKVPVKKPGELLPPCKKCPSEMAFTVSTIWEIIKSVTDVLSQATGLCKLLPASWLAWIPDCSESASLESLSNCKPVSIAITVGGTVFVYRPSATNRVVAEGHPSLEWQDEHYTLDKISYDGNPSDILRENHDLDFRYQTVSQTLPGDVEAAPKVERLLSTKEDQEGAFPAKVPTLLAQPTVGLQEYVAQKDVFLALNAPTAMTKTAVGACSVTCGRGSRPIVQECVDVHTEEVLDPSSCQVYSDAVTKFEECVMPSCGPARYEVEDWGTCSKSCGKGVQYRRVTCVLMIKDEAQGDNLSNDARAVLVLADEECEGARPHHVRECEGTCLPGRSPSRCGPRKQLGRTLVLLCTGMLDSDYDTDTYIYINISVYLCVCVSLLP; encoded by the exons ATGTTCATGGATCTTGATACCGGCAACACGACTAAAGTGCCAGTCAAGAAACCCGGAGAACTACTGCCTCCCTGCAAGAAGTGCCCCAGTGAAATGGCGTTTACGGTAAGTACCATTTGGGAAATCATAAAGAGTGTGACGGACGTCCTGTCGCAAGCGACCGGTCTGTGCAAACTGTTGCCAGCATCTTGGTTGGCCTGGATCCCTGATTGTTCGGAGTCAGCTTCGCTGGAATCCTTAAGTAATTGTAAGCCGGTCTCCATCGCCATTACGGTCGGCGGCACCGTCTTCGTCTACCGCCCCAGCGCCACAAACAGGGTCGTTGCTGAGGGGCATCCATCCCTCGAGTGGCAGGACGAGCACTATACGCTGGACAAAATCTCTTACGATGGAAATCCTTCCGATATACTCAGAGAAAATCACGATCTAGACTTCCGATATCAGACTGTCTCGCAGACTCTGCCCGGGGACGTCGAGGCCGCTCCGAAAGTCGAGCGGCTTTTATCGACAAAGGAGGATCAAGAGGGCGCATTCCCTGCTAAGGTGCCGACCCTTCTTGCCCAACCAACTGTAGGATTGCAGGAATACGTCGCTCAGAAGGACGTTTTCCTAGCCTTAAATGCACCCACA GCTATGACGAAGACGGCCGTTGGGGCGTGCAGCGTTACCTGCGGAAGGGGCAGCCGACCCATTGTCCAGGAGTGTGTGGACGTGCATACCGAAGAGGTGCTGGACCCCTCTTCTTGCCAGGTGTATTCAGATGCTGTCACTAAGTTTGAGGAATGCGTTATGCCCTCGTGCGGGCCTGCCAG ATACGAGGTTGAAGACTGGGGCACATGTTCCAAGAGCTGCGGCAAGGGAGTTCAGTACCGTCGCGTGACCTGCGTACTGATGATTAAGGACGAGGCGCAGGGCGACAACCTGAGCAACGACGCCCGCGCCGTGCTGGTGTTGGCCGACGAGGAGTGCGAGGGCGCGAGGCCGCACCACGTCAGGGAGTGCGAGGGAACGTGCTTGCCAGGTAGGTCGCCCTCACGCTGCGGACCCAGGAAGCAATTGGGAAGGACGCTCGTGTTGCTCTGCACTGGGATGCTTGATTCCGATTATgacactgatacatacatatatatcaatatatctgtctatctgtgtgtgtgtgtgtctttgttgccGTAG